AATTTTCATGTTATTCCTCCAGCATTTGTTTCTATACAATATTAACAATACCATATATTTCACATGTTGAAAGGGAAAAATTCAAACTATTTTAACTTTATTCAGCACAAAGCCTCGTATTTCTATAAGTAAATGCGATTGCCTCATATGAATTTAGCTTAGCAGAAATTCTACCCTCGTTAAATTAAGTTAAGCCCGGGCCGATGTCACAGATTTTTAAAGGAGTTTTTTGAGAGACTCGAAAAAACTTTGGACACAATTACGCCTTAGCGTCATTGATTAATGCGTGAAATTCATGCCAATTTGTTAAACGAATGTAGTCAGCCTGTTGATTGTACGATTGATTTTTGACAATCGCATTCGTTTTTGTTCCTGCTAGTGTGTTTAACACTGCCGGTTTATCGTCCACGTAAACGTCTAGCGCTAAGCGTTTAATAATATCGATTTTTTCGTGATCAGCCATTCCGCAGTAAAAGCGCTCGTCAACGACTGGGAAGCCTTGTGCTTTTACCCATTCACGCGTTTGTAGACAATAGCCTTTTGGGCGCGATGTAATATAATAGATTTCATGACCAGCTTCTGCTAAACCGTTTAGTACCTCTTTTGCATCCGAGTAACTTGGGCAATCGGTAAAATATATTTCAGGCATCGAATCTTTCCACATTTGTCCGCCTTGTTCAGCTGTCAATCCAAATGCTTCATGAATTTCAACGGTTGGAATTTGTTCGAATACGCCTTCACTTACTGCCATGTTTAACTTTTTATTATAAATATGAAACGCGTGACGACGTAAATCAATCAGCGTATCATCAATGTCAAAACCAAATTTCATAATTTCCACCTAACTCAGTACAACAAAAGCTTCACTAAACTTTTGTTCTTTTTCAATTTGTAGTGCCTGTATTTTTTCAATTTGTTGTTTGCGCTGCGTTGCACAGCTGACATAATCAAATGGTTCTTTTTCGAGTAACACTTGCGCTAAAATATGTGCATCCATTAAGGCACTGTTCAAACCATACGCTCCGGTCGGCGTCATCGTATGGACTGCATCCCCAATTAACACCACACCGTCTTTCTCCCACTCCTTTGATGTACTACTAAATACATCAAGCATAACAAAGTCTTTCCAAGAGGTAATGTGTTTCGTTACAGTAGCTTCCAGTTGTGGAAATGCACGACATAGCTTTTCGATAAATGGCGTAAAGGGTTGTTTGCGTAATTGCGGGAAGCTTCCTTTTTCGATGTTCCAGCCAATTTGTACAAAGCCTTTTGCCTGTGTAAAAATCGATATTTGCATCTCATCAATAAGTGCCATTTTAATAGAAGGGCTCCAGTTTTCAGGAGCTGGAATTCGCGCCCATAACAGGTCATAGCCATGACTCCGAATGGTCGTATCTAAATTCGCTAATTTACGAATACTTGAATAGCGACCATCTGCGCCAATAATGAGCTGTGCTTCGATTGTACATTCCTTACCATTTTGCACCGCGCGCACTGCTGTATAATGGCCCTGCTCATTTTGAATAAGCTCTTTTACGGTTGTATTTAGCTCATAATCAAACGACGGGTAGCTTTTTGCCTGCTCTAAAATCGCCTCAAGTAAATGCGCTTGTGGTACGTGAATACCTAAATGACCGACCTGTTCATCGGGGAAAACACTTTTAATACAAGCCCCGTTATGCCAATACTCTAGAGTTTCCATTTTTAACAGTCCCAGCTGTTCAATACGCTCATAAATACCGTGCTGTTTTAACACGTGCTCGCCTTCTTCATTTAAATGCTCCCCGCGAAATGCTTTGGCAAAATCGTTCGTGCGCTCTACGAGTAACACCGATACATTGTTTTTGGCAAGTAAATTAGCTAGTAGCGTACCACCTGGACCCCCACCAACGATACAAACATCGACCTTTTTATTCATCTGCCTTCACCTGTTTTGGGTAGGCGATGATGCGTAAATCTGGACCAATTTGTGTCACTTCTTCAAACTGCAATTGCGCAGCTAAATCGATTGAATCGACGTCTTCCCCTGTAAATGGTGTAATCGAATGCACGCCTCCTAATACTTTTGGTGCAACGTAGACAATGTATTGATCGATGAAACCGCTGCGTAAAAATGACGCATTGACCGCGCCACCACCTTCAACAAGTAAATGAGTAATGCCGAAATGGTATAACGCTTTTAAAGTTGCTTCAATATCTAATCCACCGGCAGTGTTCGCAACACGAATGATGGCAACACCTTGTTTTTCAAGGGCAATCGCTTTTTCTTCTGGTGCATCAAAGGCCGTCACAATAACTGTACGCGCTTCATTCGTCTTAGCGATATGCGCGTCTAGCGGTGTTTGTAGCTTACGATCTAACACAACGCGAATCGGATTGCGGCCCACTCTCTGCTCAAGGCGTGTTGTTAATTTTGGATTATCTTTGAGTACGGTATTTACACCGACTAAAATCCCATCGACTTCATGACGGATTTCGTGTACGTCTTTTCGTGCCTCTTCTGATGTAATCCACTGGGAATGACCATTATGTGCAGCAATTTTGCCGTCTAATGTCATCGCAAATTTCGATACGACAAATGGGCGTTCAGTTAGCATATTATGAATGAAGCGTTCATTTACTTTACGTGCTTGTTGCTCCAGTAAACCAACCTCAACTTCAATACCTGCATCGCGCAGAAGCTGAATCCCACGTCCTGCAACAGATGGGTTCGGGTCTTGCATCGCTACCACAACTCGGGCCACTTTCGACTCTTTCACTAAATTCGCACAAGGTGGTGTTTTCCCGAAATGTGAGCAGGGCTCCAATGTGACATAAAGTGTTGCCCCTTGTGCCTGCTCACCTGCCATACGAAATGCGTGTACTTCTGCATGTGGCTCCCCTGCTTTGCGGTGTAGTCCTGAACCGATTATCACGTCGTCCTTTACAAGTACGGCACCAACAAGTGGATTCGGATTGGTATTTCCTTTTGCACTCGCTGCTAAATCGAGCGCTAACTGCATATAGTCACGGTCTGTTTTCATCCAAAATGTCCCCTTACATTGTTAACTTTTTCGCTTCGCCTAAGTGGCCTGATTTTTCAACTTTAGTTTGTAGATAATGCGCGTTTGTCTTTGTTAAACCGCCCCAAATGGGTACATGACCACTTGCTGCTAAACCATGCGCTTTTAGTGCTGCTAATTTTTTCGGATTGTTTGTAATGAGCGTGACCGGTTTTTTTCGCATACTTTCTAAAATTTTAAGCGCGTCTTCATATGAACGCGTATCATCTTCAAAGCCTAACGCATGGTTTGCTTGCACCGTATCAAAATCATCTTCTTGCAAAAGGTAAGCAAGAGATTTTGAGAATAGGCCGATGCCGCGCCCTTCGTGATCTGCTAAATAGAAAATCGCTCCGCAGCCATGCTCGGCAATCATTCTCATCGATTCATGTAATTGATAGCCACAATCACAGCGCTGTGAGCCAAAAATATCTCCCGTATGACAAATACTGTGCATACGAACAAGTGCATCGTCACGATTTTCAAAATCACCATATACTAAAACAGAAGACTGCTGACCAAATGCGAGATTCATCGTTGGCAGGTCATCAATCATTTGTTGTTTTGTTTTACTTTGGTCAACTGCTTGCCAAGAATACCAGTTAAAAGTTGCTTCAAAATCATCTTGTTTCACCGGCATCTTCACCGGACCAACTAAGGCTAAATTTTGTGAGTCGTTACGCACGACAAAGCGGATTTTTTCATTTAGAATATCAATAGGATTTTTCATTTTTATCACCATATTCTCTCTATAGTTACTTTATGTAAGCTAGTTTAATATAATAAGTTAAAAAGGTCAAATAAAGGGACTGCAAAATTTGCAGTCCCTTTTACATTGCATTTAAAAATGATAGTCTTCGATGTTCTTCACTTTTTGTGCGATTAAACTAACGACAACGAATGTTATAAGTGAAGCGATGATCGGAATGGTTACCGAGTGCATACCAAAAACATTTGTATGGAATTCGTAAATATACATATACAAACCAATACCAACAATCATCGAGCTAATTGAACCGTATTTGTTGGCTTTTTTCCAGTATAAACCGAATACCACACTCCATAAGAACGCGGATTCTAAGCCACCAAAAGCGAATAAATTTAGCATAATGAGTAGCTCTGGTGGGTTTACTGCAAATAACACAACCGCAATTCC
The sequence above is a segment of the Solibacillus sp. FSL H8-0523 genome. Coding sequences within it:
- a CDS encoding GTP cyclohydrolase II: MVIKMKNPIDILNEKIRFVVRNDSQNLALVGPVKMPVKQDDFEATFNWYSWQAVDQSKTKQQMIDDLPTMNLAFGQQSSVLVYGDFENRDDALVRMHSICHTGDIFGSQRCDCGYQLHESMRMIAEHGCGAIFYLADHEGRGIGLFSKSLAYLLQEDDFDTVQANHALGFEDDTRSYEDALKILESMRKKPVTLITNNPKKLAALKAHGLAASGHVPIWGGLTKTNAHYLQTKVEKSGHLGEAKKLTM
- a CDS encoding FAD-dependent monooxygenase — its product is MNKKVDVCIVGGGPGGTLLANLLAKNNVSVLLVERTNDFAKAFRGEHLNEEGEHVLKQHGIYERIEQLGLLKMETLEYWHNGACIKSVFPDEQVGHLGIHVPQAHLLEAILEQAKSYPSFDYELNTTVKELIQNEQGHYTAVRAVQNGKECTIEAQLIIGADGRYSSIRKLANLDTTIRSHGYDLLWARIPAPENWSPSIKMALIDEMQISIFTQAKGFVQIGWNIEKGSFPQLRKQPFTPFIEKLCRAFPQLEATVTKHITSWKDFVMLDVFSSTSKEWEKDGVVLIGDAVHTMTPTGAYGLNSALMDAHILAQVLLEKEPFDYVSCATQRKQQIEKIQALQIEKEQKFSEAFVVLS
- the ribD gene encoding bifunctional diaminohydroxyphosphoribosylaminopyrimidine deaminase/5-amino-6-(5-phosphoribosylamino)uracil reductase RibD; amino-acid sequence: MKTDRDYMQLALDLAASAKGNTNPNPLVGAVLVKDDVIIGSGLHRKAGEPHAEVHAFRMAGEQAQGATLYVTLEPCSHFGKTPPCANLVKESKVARVVVAMQDPNPSVAGRGIQLLRDAGIEVEVGLLEQQARKVNERFIHNMLTERPFVVSKFAMTLDGKIAAHNGHSQWITSEEARKDVHEIRHEVDGILVGVNTVLKDNPKLTTRLEQRVGRNPIRVVLDRKLQTPLDAHIAKTNEARTVIVTAFDAPEEKAIALEKQGVAIIRVANTAGGLDIEATLKALYHFGITHLLVEGGGAVNASFLRSGFIDQYIVYVAPKVLGGVHSITPFTGEDVDSIDLAAQLQFEEVTQIGPDLRIIAYPKQVKADE